One genomic segment of Helicobacter enhydrae includes these proteins:
- the asd gene encoding archaetidylserine decarboxylase (Phosphatidylserine decarboxylase is synthesized as a single chain precursor. Generation of the pyruvoyl active site from a Ser is coupled to cleavage of a Gly-Ser bond between the larger (beta) and smaller (alpha chains). It is an integral membrane protein.), with the protein MCERVFGRGDRSRIFLSESYLSPRDYHRFHAPCDMEIVEVRYLWRGTSACQSPSLRKNHNLFIRNERVVVVARDKNGKLLYYVAVGALNVGQIVLHFEPRLQTNAKANENLHFVYETPIALKKGVEMGMFKMGSTIVLFAQGIDSQVQTHQKIRFGDRIAIF; encoded by the coding sequence TTGTGTGAGCGAGTTTTTGGGCGAGGTGATCGATCAAGGATATTCTTATCTGAATCTTATCTTTCTCCTAGAGATTATCATCGTTTCCACGCCCCTTGCGATATGGAGATCGTGGAAGTTAGATATTTATGGAGGGGAACTTCTGCCTGTCAATCCCCCTCATTGCGTAAGAATCATAATTTGTTTATTCGCAATGAGCGTGTGGTGGTCGTCGCACGAGATAAAAATGGTAAGCTTTTGTATTATGTGGCGGTGGGGGCGTTGAATGTGGGGCAGATTGTTTTGCATTTTGAGCCGCGATTGCAGACAAATGCCAAAGCAAATGAAAATCTCCATTTTGTCTATGAAACCCCGATCGCACTGAAAAAGGGGGTCGAGATGGGAATGTTCAAAATGGGTTCAACGATTGTGTTGTTTGCTCAAGGCATTGATTCTCAAGTGCAAACTCATCAGAAAATTAGATTTGGTGATAGAATCGCCATTTTTTAA
- a CDS encoding beta/alpha barrel domain-containing protein — MSLGQKYFSQQIQAFLQEALDEDWGRGDLFELIAQDREVQAKIIAKSSGIFSGEKYLGVLCGMVGVGCKFERHDCEAFREGDTLVELSGSSVMILKIERVALNILQHSSGIATQTHTYAQKSKIILQNFWTHAKHAHYLGHWKSILCGMVGDSIIVLG, encoded by the coding sequence ATGAGCTTAGGGCAGAAATATTTCTCACAGCAGATTCAAGCATTTTTGCAAGAGGCTCTAGATGAGGATTGGGGGAGGGGGGATTTGTTTGAATTGATTGCTCAAGATAGGGAAGTTCAAGCAAAAATCATTGCCAAGAGTAGTGGGATTTTTTCGGGCGAAAAGTATCTTGGTGTTTTGTGTGGAATGGTGGGGGTTGGTTGCAAGTTTGAAAGACACGATTGTGAGGCTTTCAGAGAGGGGGACACTCTAGTGGAGTTGAGCGGTAGTAGTGTTATGATTTTGAAAATCGAGCGTGTCGCACTCAATATTTTGCAACATAGTAGTGGTATCGCAACTCAAACTCATACATACGCCCAAAAATCAAAGATTATCCTGCAAAACTTTTGGACACACGCAAAACACGCCCATTACTTAGGGCATTGGAAAAGTATTCTGTGCGGAATGGTGGGGGATTCAATCATCGTTTTGGGCTAG